From Melitaea cinxia chromosome 23, ilMelCinx1.1, whole genome shotgun sequence, the proteins below share one genomic window:
- the LOC123665290 gene encoding dynein light chain roadblock-type 2 has product MANEAEETVRKLSLHKGVIGVIVVNGEGIPIKTTLDNHVSVQYAGLMSALVDKAKAVVRDLDPSNDLTFLRIRSMKSEVMVAPDKDFILIVVQSPAD; this is encoded by the coding sequence ATGGCGAATGAAGCCGAAGAAACTGTGCGCAAATTGTCTTTACATAAAGGTGTCATAGGAGTCATAGTTGTAAATGGTGAAGGGATACCAATCAAAACAACTTTAGATAATCATGTATCAGTACAATATGCGGGCTTAATGAGTGCTTTAGTGGACAAAGCGAAAGCTGTAGTCAGAGATTTGGATCCTTCGAACGATTTAACTTTTCTCCGCATAAGGAGTATGAAGAGCGAAGTTATGGTCGCACCggacaaagattttattttaatagtagttCAAAGCCCAGCTGATTGA